One Prunus dulcis chromosome 7, ALMONDv2, whole genome shotgun sequence DNA segment encodes these proteins:
- the LOC117635368 gene encoding DExH-box ATP-dependent RNA helicase DExH1-like codes for MSVAAPISSEMEENLGETVGYQIRPESKHSARKNVNFAPLEKIVLATNIAESSITIDDVVYVICCGRPKETSYDALNKLACLLPSWISKASEHHRRGRAGLVQPGVCYRLYPKMIHVAMLQYQLPEILRTPLQELCLHIKSLQLGAVGSFLAKALQPPDPLAVQNAIELLKTIGALDDIEELTPLGMSPSLDPNIGKMLLMGSIFQCLNPALTIAAALAHRDPFFLPINRKEDADAAK; via the exons ATGTCTGTTGCTGCTCCTATATCCTCTGAAATGGAAGAGAATCTTGGTGAAACTGTTGGTTATCAGATCCGCCCGGAATCAAAACATTCTGCTCGAAAAAACGTGAATTTTGCACCACTGGA AAAAATTGTGCTGGCTACAAACATAGCAGAGAGTAGCATCACCATAGATGATGTTGTGTATGTCATATGCTGTGGAAGGCCAAAGGAAACCAGTTATGATGCTTTAAACAAGTTGGCTTGTCTATTACCATCATGGATTTCAAAGGCTTCAGAACATCAT AGGCGAGGGCGTGCTGGCCTTGTGCAGCCTGGAGTTTGTTACAGACTATATCCAAAAATGATCCATGTTGCAATGCTCCAATATCAGTTACCTGAAATTCTCCGAACACCTTTGCAAGAGCTATGCCTCCACATCAAAAGTTTGCAGCTTGGAGCTGTTGGGTCTTTTTTGGCTAAGGCACTTCAGCCACCAGATCCTCTTGCTGTTCAAAATGCAATCGAACTTCTCAAAACCATTGGAGCTTTAGATGACATAGAGGAGCTTACTCCGCTTGGCAT GTCACCATCTTTGGATCCAAACATTGGGAAGATGCTTCTAATGGGTTCTATCTTTCAATGCCTGAATCCTGCCTTAACAATTGCAGCTGCCCTTGCTCATCGTGACCCTTTTTTCCTACCAATAAATAGGAAAGAGGATGCTGATGCTGCAAAATGA